A genome region from Deinococcus ruber includes the following:
- a CDS encoding GGDEF domain-containing protein — MTHKITVASKIRGVIIERKSSRSPFVEPPGPDDTPSIQDVSVAYAWTSVKRTTFLMVGPLGILACGLALLAQWHSMDGLDRYALPGLSAVLLLLTLLLAVRRIKVAFATLTSFLATTAYFLLALNHQFAWFVPKYQMLSENTYWFSVLYATAFIAFRTRHAFRICAVIFGLACVICGYHLLHLRTERLLNDRMLASTLQFLFSSAVLVLAQYAVGRLRHQLDQVKVAAYLDVLTGLPNRRYAQQLLERSMAQHRPFALVMLDLDHFKAVNDTFGHQAGDLVLRETSRIISRHLSGSQQMVRWGGEEFVLILPGLKKHEGKALAETARADLNAHVFDEVGRISASFGVAEYLAGERLDTLMARADAALYAAKRQGRNGVRVAMDDGRLTRMDLVPPETTPADGPVSAVIPPPDTPPDQQRSR, encoded by the coding sequence GTGACCCACAAGATCACCGTGGCCAGCAAGATCAGGGGGGTCATCATCGAGCGCAAGTCGAGCCGTTCGCCCTTCGTCGAGCCTCCCGGACCGGATGACACGCCGTCCATTCAGGATGTTTCGGTCGCGTATGCCTGGACTTCAGTCAAACGCACCACCTTTCTGATGGTCGGGCCGCTGGGCATCCTGGCGTGTGGGCTGGCGCTGCTGGCGCAGTGGCACAGCATGGACGGCCTCGACCGCTACGCCCTGCCCGGCCTGTCGGCGGTGCTCTTGTTGCTGACGCTGCTGCTGGCCGTGCGCCGCATCAAGGTCGCCTTCGCCACGCTCACGTCGTTTCTGGCGACCACCGCGTATTTCCTGCTGGCCCTGAATCACCAGTTCGCGTGGTTCGTGCCCAAATACCAGATGCTCAGCGAGAACACCTACTGGTTCTCGGTGCTCTACGCCACCGCCTTCATCGCCTTTCGTACCCGCCACGCCTTCCGCATCTGCGCCGTCATCTTCGGGCTGGCGTGTGTCATCTGCGGCTATCACCTGCTGCATCTGCGAACCGAGCGTCTGCTGAACGACCGGATGCTGGCCTCCACGCTCCAGTTCCTGTTCTCCAGCGCGGTGCTGGTGCTGGCGCAGTACGCGGTGGGGCGACTGCGGCATCAGCTGGATCAGGTGAAGGTGGCGGCGTACCTCGACGTGCTGACCGGGTTGCCCAACCGCCGTTACGCCCAGCAGCTGCTCGAACGCAGCATGGCGCAGCACCGCCCCTTCGCGCTGGTGATGCTTGACCTCGACCACTTCAAGGCCGTCAACGACACCTTCGGGCATCAGGCGGGCGATCTGGTGTTGCGCGAGACCAGCCGCATCATCAGCCGCCACCTGAGCGGGTCGCAGCAGATGGTGCGCTGGGGCGGCGAGGAATTCGTGCTGATTCTGCCGGGGTTGAAGAAGCACGAGGGCAAGGCGCTGGCCGAGACGGCGCGGGCCGACCTGAACGCGCATGTGTTTGACGAGGTGGGACGGATTTCCGCGAGCTTCGGGGTGGCGGAGTATCTGGCGGGCGAGCGGCTGGACACGCTGATGGCCCGTGCGGACGCGGCGCTGTACGCGGCCAAGCGGCAGGGGCGCAACGGCGTGCGCGTGGCGATGGACGATGGTCGTCTCACCCGCATGGACCTCGTTCCCCCCGAGACGACCCCCGCCGATGGCCCGGTTTCTGCCGTGATTCCGCCGCCTGATACCCCACCAGATCAGCAGAGGAGCCGCTGA
- a CDS encoding DsbA family oxidoreductase: protein MTTAPSPRLQVDIWSDIACPWCYVGKRRFEEALAKFPQRDAVDVVWHSFELDPTTQSDASVNMRDILAKKYGQSAAQAQQMLDSMTQTAAAEGLTYHFERLQVANTFLAHQLLHLAAEHGVQAALKERLLHAHFSEGLNVDDPETLIRLAAEVGLNDTLTRRALEQQTYAGAVRQDEAQAQRYGIQGVPFFVLDGTYGVSGAQSPETLLGALQQTWSERHPLQLIGVGTGATDAGFCDDGSCAVPTPQDQN, encoded by the coding sequence ATGACGACTGCTCCTTCTCCGCGCCTTCAAGTCGATATCTGGTCTGACATCGCCTGCCCGTGGTGCTACGTGGGTAAACGCCGATTCGAGGAGGCGCTGGCAAAGTTTCCTCAGCGTGACGCCGTGGATGTGGTGTGGCACAGCTTCGAACTCGACCCCACCACCCAGTCCGACGCCTCTGTGAACATGCGCGACATCCTGGCAAAAAAGTACGGTCAGAGCGCAGCACAGGCTCAGCAGATGCTGGACAGCATGACCCAGACCGCCGCCGCCGAGGGGCTGACCTATCACTTCGAGCGCCTTCAGGTCGCCAACACCTTCCTGGCGCACCAACTGCTGCATCTGGCTGCCGAACACGGCGTTCAGGCGGCCCTGAAAGAGCGGCTGCTGCACGCCCACTTCAGCGAGGGGCTGAATGTGGACGACCCCGAAACGCTGATACGGCTGGCCGCCGAGGTCGGGCTAAACGATACCCTCACCCGCCGGGCGCTGGAGCAGCAGACGTATGCTGGAGCCGTGCGCCAGGACGAGGCCCAGGCACAGCGGTACGGCATTCAGGGTGTGCCGTTTTTCGTGCTGGACGGCACATACGGCGTCAGCGGCGCACAGTCGCCCGAGACACTGCTGGGTGCGTTGCAGCAGACCTGGAGCGAGCGCCACCCACTTCAGCTGATCGGCGTGGGCACAGGGGCAACCGACGCCGGGTTCTGCGACGACGGAAGCTGCGCCGTGCCGACGCCCCAGGACCAGAACTGA
- a CDS encoding S1C family serine protease, whose product MNALRARWPLRLLSVALLLSSASAQNVSAQSSKTHPATAAPQAATTPTISPQLSAVFQKNRAAALRIEDCPSKAEDPTCADPNGIGSGVLISSGGEVLTAYHVVYGSTRLEAVTLDKKRYPLTVVGFDDQHDLALLKINIAGAPFVPISSQPPRVGQAALAIGNAGGQFLKAKSGKLLALDAEAGLASFPPGTLKLDAPLAPGDSGGPVLNAQGQLIGITSYIRYQPADSASSGSKSEASQATASLDDLQLTSYAVPVTEGSALLAQLRGGLKREAPVVGLGADGLPEDGLPIQFFHDLGLGNTIGFAFTSVVRGGPADLAGLRPLGHVTYDANNVPNHATGDVITAVEGKPVTSFLDFLSAIRAHQVGEKVTLTVVRDGGATPLKIPVTLAPRSILLAGNN is encoded by the coding sequence ATGAACGCTTTGCGTGCCCGCTGGCCTCTGCGCCTGCTGTCTGTCGCCCTGCTGTTGTCGTCTGCCAGTGCCCAGAATGTCAGCGCTCAATCGTCCAAGACCCACCCTGCCACTGCGGCACCCCAGGCTGCCACGACCCCCACCATCTCGCCGCAGCTCAGCGCGGTGTTTCAGAAGAACAGAGCGGCAGCCCTGCGGATCGAAGACTGCCCCAGCAAAGCCGAAGACCCGACCTGCGCCGACCCCAACGGCATCGGCAGCGGCGTGCTGATCAGTTCGGGCGGCGAGGTGCTGACCGCCTATCACGTGGTCTACGGTTCGACCCGCCTGGAGGCGGTGACGCTCGACAAGAAGCGCTATCCGCTGACGGTGGTGGGATTCGACGACCAGCACGATCTGGCACTGCTGAAGATCAATATCGCGGGTGCGCCGTTCGTGCCGATTTCCAGCCAGCCACCCCGAGTCGGACAGGCAGCGCTCGCCATCGGCAACGCGGGCGGGCAGTTCCTGAAGGCCAAGAGCGGAAAACTGCTGGCCCTCGATGCCGAAGCAGGTCTGGCGAGCTTTCCGCCCGGCACCCTGAAGCTCGATGCGCCGCTGGCCCCGGGTGACAGCGGCGGCCCGGTGCTCAACGCTCAGGGCCAGCTGATCGGCATTACCAGCTACATTCGCTATCAGCCTGCCGACTCGGCGTCCAGCGGCTCCAAGTCGGAGGCGTCTCAGGCCACGGCGTCGCTCGACGACCTCCAGCTGACCTCGTATGCCGTGCCCGTGACCGAGGGCAGTGCGCTGCTCGCTCAGCTGCGCGGCGGCCTGAAGCGCGAGGCTCCGGTGGTGGGTCTGGGGGCCGACGGTCTGCCGGAAGACGGCCTGCCGATTCAGTTCTTTCATGATCTGGGGCTGGGCAACACCATCGGATTCGCCTTCACCAGCGTGGTGCGCGGCGGCCCCGCCGATCTGGCTGGTCTGCGCCCCCTCGGCCACGTGACTTACGATGCCAACAACGTTCCGAACCATGCCACCGGAGATGTCATCACTGCTGTCGAAGGCAAGCCGGTCACGTCGTTCCTCGATTTCCTGTCGGCCATTCGCGCCCATCAGGTCGGAGAGAAAGTCACCCTGACCGTTGTGCGCGACGGGGGCGCGACGCCGCTGAAAATTCCCGTCACGCTGGCTCCGCGCAGCATCCTGCTGGCAGGCAACAACTGA
- a CDS encoding 5-formyltetrahydrofolate cyclo-ligase → MPALSADKTQWRDWARERRRELLNADALPAISAAICAALLDFLDEHHLTRGVLAYHALPGEPDISALQDVVPLFTTRAVFRPTPRLTLHAWHSATERSRFGAMQPPRGSPEVPLTAVSAVLLPGLAFDVQGGRLGYGGGFYDRLLHDWNIPTIGVTPAALLLPHVPTEAHDIPLKYVATEVGVKKAEEAARSS, encoded by the coding sequence ATGCCAGCTCTGAGTGCCGACAAGACCCAGTGGCGCGACTGGGCACGCGAACGCAGACGTGAACTGCTGAACGCAGACGCGCTGCCCGCCATCTCGGCGGCAATCTGCGCGGCGCTGCTCGATTTTCTGGACGAGCACCACCTGACGCGGGGGGTACTGGCGTATCACGCCCTACCGGGCGAGCCGGATATCAGCGCCCTTCAGGACGTGGTGCCGCTGTTTACCACCCGCGCCGTGTTCCGGCCCACACCCCGCCTCACGCTGCATGCGTGGCACAGCGCCACCGAGCGCAGCCGCTTCGGAGCCATGCAGCCGCCCAGAGGCAGCCCGGAAGTGCCGCTTACCGCTGTGTCGGCGGTGCTGCTGCCAGGTCTGGCCTTCGACGTGCAGGGTGGACGACTGGGGTACGGCGGCGGCTTCTATGACCGCCTGCTGCACGACTGGAACATTCCCACCATCGGGGTGACGCCCGCTGCACTGCTGCTGCCGCACGTACCGACAGAAGCCCACGACATCCCACTGAAGTATGTGGCGACAGAAGTGGGCGTCAAGAAGGCGGAGGAAGCCGCTCGGAGCAGTTGA
- a CDS encoding DUF1697 domain-containing protein — protein sequence MTTVALLRGINVGGHHKVPMTALKSVFERLELTGVQTYIQSGNVVFDGDIGRPALEAALLQSFGFPVAVLLRSAAQWQDIIGRNPYPLQAGADGSKVHLTLLDAVPTQAGLAAFGAVPSGADEWTHSGLEVYLHTPDGMGRTKLNPDRLKVTTTTRNWRTVLRLGEMLSGKS from the coding sequence ATGACAACCGTGGCGCTGCTGCGCGGCATCAATGTCGGTGGACACCATAAGGTGCCGATGACCGCCCTGAAATCCGTGTTTGAACGTCTGGAGCTGACAGGCGTTCAGACGTACATCCAGAGCGGAAACGTGGTCTTTGACGGCGACATCGGCAGGCCCGCGCTGGAAGCCGCCCTGTTGCAGAGCTTTGGCTTTCCGGTGGCGGTACTGCTGCGAAGTGCGGCGCAGTGGCAGGACATCATCGGCAGAAATCCTTACCCACTTCAGGCGGGGGCCGACGGCAGCAAAGTTCACCTGACCCTGCTGGACGCCGTGCCGACCCAGGCGGGGCTGGCGGCATTCGGGGCCGTGCCGAGCGGGGCCGACGAGTGGACACACAGTGGGCTGGAAGTGTATCTGCACACGCCTGATGGCATGGGCCGCACCAAGCTGAATCCCGACCGCCTGAAGGTGACGACCACCACGCGCAACTGGCGCACGGTGCTGCGGCTGGGGGAGATGCTGAGTGGGAAGAGCTAG